One Saccharopolyspora erythraea NRRL 2338 genomic region harbors:
- a CDS encoding sulfite exporter TauE/SafE family protein codes for MLGAVIGLCVGLLGAGGSILAVPALVYGAGQPLESAIPVSLAVVALSSLAGLLPRERWTQARWHIAAVFGVVGVPGAFAGTALGELFPQRWLMLGFAALMAVVAVRMLRHGDEYSGTCMTPRGEVIWRICLPKSAAVGLVVGVLTGLFGVGGGFVVVPAMSLLMGLSTRQAVATSLVVVFLNSTGGLLAHARTAVEIDYPVVPAFGCAAVVFALAAGRLTARLPARAVRRGFAALVLVVAAGVAAGAVVFPLS; via the coding sequence CTGCTCGGCGCGGTGATCGGGCTCTGCGTTGGCCTGCTCGGCGCGGGCGGGTCGATCCTGGCGGTGCCCGCGCTGGTCTACGGCGCGGGACAGCCGCTGGAGTCGGCCATCCCCGTCTCGCTGGCCGTGGTCGCGCTGTCGTCGCTGGCCGGGCTCCTGCCGCGGGAGCGGTGGACGCAGGCGCGGTGGCACATCGCGGCGGTCTTCGGCGTGGTCGGCGTTCCGGGAGCGTTCGCGGGGACGGCTCTGGGCGAGCTGTTCCCGCAGCGCTGGCTGATGCTCGGCTTCGCCGCGCTGATGGCGGTGGTCGCCGTGCGGATGCTGCGGCACGGCGACGAGTACTCGGGCACCTGCATGACGCCGCGGGGCGAGGTGATCTGGCGGATCTGCCTGCCGAAGTCGGCCGCCGTGGGGCTGGTGGTCGGCGTGCTCACCGGGTTGTTCGGCGTGGGCGGCGGGTTCGTCGTCGTGCCCGCGATGAGCCTGCTGATGGGCCTGTCGACGCGGCAGGCCGTGGCGACCTCGCTGGTCGTGGTGTTCCTCAACTCGACGGGCGGCCTGTTGGCCCACGCCCGCACCGCGGTCGAGATCGACTACCCGGTGGTGCCGGCCTTCGGCTGCGCCGCGGTCGTCTTCGCCCTGGCCGCCGGACGGCTCACGGCGCGGCTGCCCGCGCGCGCCGTCCGGCGTGGCTTCGCCGCGCTGGTGCTCGTCGTCGCGGCCGGTGTCGCCGCTGGCGCGGTGGTGTTCCCGCTGTCGTGA
- a CDS encoding CPBP family intramembrane glutamic endopeptidase, whose amino-acid sequence MRTAATNQPPSELLSGIFLARRPTGPIVALLVVLAALVVGQALVLIPFAILGGDASGLLGGRMGLDDQLVMTFSFAGAAVLLLLWIRFKERRPVGSVGFRPATRVPARLLLGAGVALAALVLPVLVNLASGQFTLDEPVFRAAHAGGVLLALAGFAVQGSTEEIVSRGYLMQTAYRRWGLTAAVVFQLVVFTALHGANVGVGVVPLLNLVLISLLLAFWALAEGGLWGVCAFHVVWNWAQGNVFGVEVSGMNLETTLLDTEGAAGSSTLLTGGAFGIEGSLVTSAVLAVGVVVAAQVFRRRRHDSAPA is encoded by the coding sequence ATGCGAACCGCCGCAACCAACCAGCCGCCGTCGGAACTGCTGAGCGGGATCTTCCTCGCCAGGAGGCCGACCGGGCCGATCGTGGCCCTGCTGGTCGTGCTGGCCGCCCTGGTCGTCGGTCAGGCCCTGGTCCTGATCCCCTTCGCGATCCTCGGGGGCGACGCGAGTGGACTGCTCGGCGGCCGGATGGGCCTGGACGACCAGCTCGTGATGACCTTCAGCTTCGCGGGTGCCGCGGTGCTGCTCCTGCTCTGGATCCGGTTCAAGGAGCGCAGGCCCGTCGGCAGCGTCGGGTTCCGCCCCGCGACCCGGGTTCCCGCCCGCCTGTTGCTCGGTGCTGGGGTGGCTCTTGCCGCGTTGGTGTTGCCGGTGCTGGTGAATCTCGCATCCGGTCAGTTCACATTGGACGAGCCGGTGTTCCGCGCCGCGCACGCCGGTGGGGTGCTGCTGGCGCTGGCCGGGTTCGCCGTGCAGGGCAGCACGGAGGAGATCGTCAGCCGCGGCTACCTGATGCAGACCGCCTACCGCAGGTGGGGGCTGACCGCCGCCGTCGTGTTCCAGCTCGTCGTGTTCACCGCGCTGCACGGTGCCAACGTCGGCGTCGGCGTGGTGCCGCTGCTCAACCTGGTGCTGATCTCGCTGCTGCTGGCGTTCTGGGCGCTGGCCGAGGGCGGGCTCTGGGGTGTCTGCGCGTTCCACGTGGTGTGGAACTGGGCGCAGGGCAACGTCTTCGGCGTCGAGGTCTCGGGCATGAACCTGGAGACGACGCTGTTGGACACCGAGGGAGCCGCGGGCAGCAGCACGCTGCTCACCGGCGGTGCGTTCGGCATCGAGGGCAGCCTGGTCACCAGCGCGGTGCTCGCCGTCGGCGTCGTGGTCGCGGCACAGGTGTTCCGCCGCCGGCGGCACGACTCCGCCCCGGCGTGA
- a CDS encoding rhodanese-like domain-containing protein, translated as MDTGRVRELLDSDPRARLIDVRTPGEFEAERIPGSHNVPLDLLRERRSSISPAHTDPVVLVCGSGARAEQARDLLEDNGFQRLTVLSGGVGGWQEQGAPVERGTGKWAMERQVRLVAGSIVLAGVLGSLRYPKLKLLAGFIGGGLTFSALTNTCGMARLLSLLPYNRTPAQDAPGLLAALTADNAAGR; from the coding sequence ATGGACACCGGCCGCGTCCGCGAGCTGCTCGACAGCGATCCGCGCGCCCGGCTGATCGACGTGCGCACCCCCGGTGAGTTCGAGGCCGAGCGCATCCCCGGATCGCACAACGTGCCGCTGGACCTGCTGCGCGAGCGGCGTTCCTCGATCAGCCCCGCGCACACCGACCCCGTCGTGCTGGTGTGCGGCTCCGGCGCCCGCGCCGAACAGGCCCGCGACCTCTTGGAGGACAACGGCTTCCAGCGGCTCACGGTGCTCTCCGGCGGGGTCGGCGGCTGGCAGGAGCAGGGCGCGCCGGTGGAACGCGGGACCGGAAAGTGGGCCATGGAGCGGCAGGTCCGCCTGGTCGCCGGTTCGATCGTGCTCGCCGGAGTGCTGGGCAGCCTGCGGTACCCGAAGCTGAAGCTGCTCGCCGGTTTCATCGGGGGCGGGCTGACCTTCTCCGCGCTCACCAACACCTGCGGCATGGCCCGGCTGCTGTCGCTGCTGCCCTACAACCGCACTCCCGCGCAGGACGCGCCGGGACTGCTGGCCGCGCTGACGGCCGACAACGCCGCCGGCCGCTGA
- a CDS encoding MBL fold metallo-hydrolase: MMEPPDRPTGDPAVEVIETSSLGDRSYLATDGDAAVVVDPQRDVDRVIAAAGRLGVRITLVLETHVHNDYVSGGLELARLTGADYGLAAADEVPFRHVPVRDGDVLAASDRLRVRALATSGHTFHHLSYVLELDGKPAGVFTGGSLLYGTTGRTDLLGQDHSAELARHQHASARKLAAALPDGAAVWPTHGFGSFCPASQSGADSSTIGDEKRANPALTLAERDFVETTLSGLDDYPAYYAHMGVLNLAGPEPLDLRPPDEATPRDIEAALERGEWVVDLRSRKAFAASHLLGTVALGLDGQLATWLGWLIDWGAPVTLLGESTEQVAQAQRELARVGIDRFAGAAAGSPEELATDDARLRSTRTASFADLARALSGADGELPAPDVVLDVRTGTEWRESHVDDAVHVPLHELRDHMGDVPAGTVWVNCGSGYRATTAASLLEAAGRHVVIVDDAFDSAGEAGVPLTA, from the coding sequence ATGATGGAACCGCCTGACCGACCGACCGGTGATCCCGCGGTCGAGGTCATCGAGACCTCGTCCCTCGGCGACCGCAGCTACCTGGCCACCGACGGCGACGCCGCGGTGGTCGTGGACCCGCAGCGCGACGTGGACCGCGTCATCGCCGCCGCCGGGCGGCTCGGGGTGCGGATCACGCTGGTGCTGGAGACCCACGTCCACAACGACTACGTCTCCGGCGGTCTGGAGCTGGCCCGGCTGACCGGCGCCGACTACGGTCTCGCCGCCGCGGACGAGGTGCCGTTCCGCCACGTGCCGGTACGCGACGGCGACGTGCTGGCGGCCTCCGACCGGCTTCGGGTCCGCGCGCTCGCGACTTCGGGGCACACCTTCCACCACCTCTCCTACGTGCTGGAGCTGGACGGCAAGCCCGCGGGCGTTTTCACCGGCGGGTCCCTGCTCTACGGCACGACCGGGCGCACCGACCTGCTCGGCCAAGACCACAGCGCCGAGCTCGCGCGCCACCAGCACGCCTCGGCGCGCAAGCTCGCCGCCGCGCTGCCCGACGGCGCCGCCGTCTGGCCGACGCACGGCTTCGGCAGCTTCTGCCCGGCGAGCCAGTCCGGGGCGGACTCCTCGACGATCGGCGACGAGAAGCGCGCCAACCCCGCTCTGACCCTCGCCGAGCGGGACTTCGTCGAGACCACGCTCTCCGGGCTGGACGACTACCCGGCCTACTACGCGCACATGGGCGTGCTGAACCTGGCCGGGCCGGAGCCGCTGGACCTGCGGCCGCCGGACGAGGCGACCCCGCGCGACATCGAGGCGGCGCTCGAACGCGGCGAGTGGGTCGTGGACCTGCGCTCCCGCAAGGCTTTCGCGGCCTCGCACCTGCTCGGCACGGTCGCGCTCGGCCTCGACGGGCAGCTCGCGACGTGGCTGGGCTGGCTGATCGACTGGGGCGCACCGGTGACGCTGCTCGGCGAGAGCACCGAGCAGGTGGCGCAGGCGCAGCGCGAACTCGCCCGCGTCGGCATCGACCGGTTCGCCGGCGCGGCCGCCGGAAGTCCCGAGGAGCTGGCCACCGACGACGCGCGGTTGCGCAGCACCAGGACCGCGAGCTTCGCCGACCTCGCGCGGGCGTTGTCCGGGGCGGACGGGGAGCTGCCCGCGCCGGACGTGGTCCTGGACGTCCGCACCGGCACCGAGTGGCGCGAGTCCCACGTCGACGACGCGGTGCACGTGCCGTTGCACGAGCTCCGCGACCACATGGGCGACGTTCCCGCGGGCACCGTGTGGGTGAACTGCGGCAGCGGCTACCGCGCGACCACCGCGGCGTCGCTGCTGGAAGCCGCCGGGCGCCACGTCGTCATCGTCGACGACGCCTTCGACTCCGCGGGCGAGGCGGGCGTGCCGCTCACCGCATGA